GCCAGGCCCCGCTGCGCCAGCTCTGTTCGCGGCACGGCGTTCGCGCCGAGGCCGTGGCGACCTGGAGCGAGGTTCCGATGGTCCCGGTCTCCGCCTACCGCAGCCTCGATCTTGCGGTGGCCCCACCGGTCGAGATCTTCCGCTCGAGCGGGACCCACGGGCCGGATCGCAGCGTGCACCGGCACCCGTTTCCCGAGCTCTACCGCGCGACGATCGACGCCGCCTTCCCGCGCTACTGCCTGCCGCGGGGAGACCGGCCGCCGATGCTCGCCCTCGTGCCACCGCGCGAACTGGTCGCCGATTCGAGCCTGGGCTTCATGGTCGCCCACGTGCTCGAGCGTTTCGGCGGCCCGGCCTCGGCCTACGCCTTCGGAGCGCGGGGCGTCGAGGCGGGAGTCGCCCGCTCCTGGCTCGGCGCCCGCCAGCGCAGCGGCACGCCGGTCCTGCTCCTCGCCACCGTCTTCGCGCTGGCGGATCTGCTCGAGGCGCTCGAGCGGATGGGGCTGCGCTTCCGGCTCGCTCCGGGAAGCACCGTCTTCGTCACCGGCGGATTCAAAGGCCGGCGTGCCGAGGTCGATCCGCGGGAGCTGGCCACCGCCCTGGTCGCCGGGCTCGGCATCGCCCCGGAGGGGATCGTCGGCGAATACGGCATGACCGAGCTGACCAGCCAGGCCTACACGGCGACGCAGCTCGGCGGACGGAGCGACCTGTTCGTCGTGCCGCCCTGGATGCGCTTCCGCGTGCTGTCGCCCGAGAGCCTCGAACCGACGCCGAGCGGGGAGCCCGGTCTGCTCGCCCTGTTCGACCTGGCGAATCTCGGAACCGCCGTCCACCTCCTGACGGAGGATCTGGCGATCGCCGAGGAAGGTGGCTTCCGCCTCGTCGGGCGGGCCGCCGGTGCCGAGCTGCGCGGCTGCTCCCTGCTGGCCGAGGAGCTTTCCGGCCCCCGACCCGGGGAGACCGCGCCACCCCGCGGCGACGCGCTACACTGACCGAACCAGGAGGGTCAACCGATGCGTCCGACCCCATTCCTTCGCTTCACTTTCGTTCTCTCGCTCCTGCTCGTGCCGTTCGCCGGCGCGGCTGCGAGCGATTCCTCCGCCGCGATTCCGGTGCTGATCGCGATCGACTCCAGCCGGTCGCTCTCCCCCGCCGAGAACGCAGCCACCGTCGCCATCGCGCAGGAGCTGATCGGCAAGCTGCCGGCGGGTGTCCCTGCCGCCGTGCTCTCCTTCGACGACGAGGTGCACTGGCTCGCCTTCCCGGGCGATCCGACGGCGGCTCGCGCGCCCGGCCAGGTGCAGGTCAAGGGCCGCTACACCGTGCTCAACGATGCCCTGGTCGAAGGGGTCCGCACGCTGTCGAGCGGCGGCGTCGTCGTGCTCCTCTCCGACGGCCGCGACGAGAACTCGGCCACCACGCTCGAGGACGCGGCGCGACTGGCCGGTGAGCACGGCGTCCGGGTCGTCGCCGTCGGTTGCGGCCGACCCGACGAGCGCACGTTGCGCCGCCTCGCTCTGCTGACCGGCGGAACCTACGCGGGGATGCGGAGCGCCACCGACGCCGACCGGATCCTCACCGAGGTCACCCGGCTGCACGACGCCCGGGTCGCCGAAAGGCGAGCCGAGGAGGCACGCCTGGCCCCACCGCCGTCGCCTCCGACGCCAGTGCCGATCGCCACGCCCCCTCCCGAGCCCTCGTCGAGCGGACCGGGCGCCGTTTTCCTCGGCTTGGCCCTCCTGCTCGCCGCGGCAGCGGCCACCGTCGGCTATCTGCTGGCCCGCCGTCGGGCCGCTTCCCAGGCCACGGGGCGCGGCGAATACCCCGAGCTCGGCACCTCTCCCGGGGTGGCAATGCCGCCTCCGGCGGTGCCGGCGGTGGAGTCCGCACCGATCGATCCCGGGCTGCTCGCCCTGTTGCGGTCGCGGGTCGCGGCACCGCCGGGGCAGATCCTCCAACTGTCGCTCGACGACACCGCCTCGTTCCAGCGGCTGCCGTTCTCGGAGTCGGCGGAGAAGACGCTCGTCCTCACCGAGGAGATGGTGCTCACCGTCCGCGAGCCGGGCCGCGAGCCGCGCTCCTATCGTCTGCCACCCGATCGCGCGATCTCGATCGGACGCGATTCCCAGCGCAACACCCTGGCGTTTCCCGACCCGACGCTCTCCGGCCAGCACTTCCGGATCGCGCTCGACGAGGGCGTCGCCTACCTGATCGATCTCGACTCGACCAACGGCGTCTTCCTCAACGAGACGCGGGTGCGCGCCGCGCGGATCCGCCCGGGCGACCGGCTGCGCGCCGGCATGCTCGAGCTCGAGCTGCAGGTCCGCCAGGAGAGAGCCTCGGCGGAGGTTTCCCGGCTGAGGCCGTTCAGGGAATGACCGGCGCCTGCGTCGCTTCGGCTTCGGCGCCGCTGGCTCGACGCTCCCAGAGCCCGAAGCGGTTCCCCTCGGGATCGCGGAAGCGGGCGAATCGACCGGCCGTTCCGACCGCCACCGGGGCGAGCTCGACGACGCCACCGCACTCGCGGATGCGGGCGAGGCAGACCTCGAGCGTCGCGTCCTCGACGTGCAGCACGAGCAACGGCTGACCGTCCACCAGCTCGCCAGCGGCGAGCAGACCGCCGGCGATTCCCGGTTCGGAGGCGGCGGGCGGACGCAGACGACGATAGTCTCCTCCGGACCAGGGGGCGCTCACCGCCTGCCAGCCGAACGCCTCGCAGAAGAAGCGCTCGGCGCGCCCGAGATCGCTTGCCGGAACCTCGAAATGTCCCACCGTGACCCGCATCGCGAGCCGAACCTATCGCAGGATGCGGCCATCGGTGCCCTCGCGCCGGGTGCGGACGTTGCGCTGCCCTTCGGCTGGACGCGCCCTCCCGGACCTGCCGCTGCGGCGGACGACTGGACTCCACCGCAGCTTGCCGCGCTCGTCGCCCACCTGGCGACCGCCGGCGTCTCCGCGCTGAGCGCCCTGACCCGCGACGCGCTCCTCGACGCCTGGAGCGACACCGTCGAGCGCTTCCGCGACCCGCACGGCAGCGAGCGAACCCTGCTCGAGCCGGGGCTCGTCCGGCGCACCGGTCTCGCCCCGCGCAGCCTTGCCGCGGCGCTCGAGGTCGTGCTCACCGGGGTCTCCCGAGAGCCCGCCCGCCGGCTCTTCGCCCGTGCCGTGCCGCTCGAGCAGGCAGCGCCGGCCCTGGTGGTGCTGGCCGGGAATCTCCCCGCCCTCGGACTGCAGCCGCTCCTTCCCGCCCTCGCCTTGCGGCGCCCGCTGCTGCTCAAGAGCCCCTCGGCGGAACCGCTCTTTCTGCCGGCCTTCGTCCGTGCCCTCGCCACGCGCTTGCCCGCCGCCGGCGAGGCGATCGCCGCGCTCTGCTGGCGGGGGGGCGATCCGCGGCTCGAAGCGCCGATCCTCGCCGGCGTCGATCGGGTGCTCGCCTACGGCGACGCTCCGGCACTCGCCGACCTCACGCGGCGAGCGCCCGGACGCGTCCTCGGCTACGGCCCGAAGGCCAGCCTGGCGCTCGTCGGCGCGGAGGCCGATCTCCGCACGTGCGCCCGCGGCCTGGCGCGCGACATCGCGCTCTTCGACCAGCGCGGCTGCCTGTCGGTCCACGCCGTCTACTGCGCCGGCGGGGCGTCGGAGCTGGCTGAACGGTTGGCCGGCGAGCTGGCTCGGATCGCCGGGGAGCTGCCGCCAGGGGAGGGATCCCTCACCGCTCGCGCCGCCGTGCGCCAGGCGCGGGACGAGGCCGCGCTGCGGGGATTGGAAACTCCGCCGCTCGACTTCTCCCTTGGCACCGTGCTCGTCGAGCCGCGGCTTGCGTTCCGCCCGTCTCCCGGGCTGCGGACGGTGCGCATCCATCCGGTCGGAGAGCTCGCGTCCAGCCTCGGGGCGCTGGAGTGCTGGAACGGCCGCCTCCAGGGCGTCGCGCTCGCCGGGGTTTCCGCCTGGGCGCTCCGGGCGGAGCTCGAACGGCTGGGATGTTCGCGCTTCGCCGAACCCGGCGAATTGCAGTCGGTCGACGCCGCCTGGGCCAACGGCGGCATCGACCCACTCGTCGCCCTCGGCTGAGTGGGCGTCGCGGCGCGCTACATCCGCCAGCGCAGGGTGGCGAGCAACTCGTCCTCGGAGAGCTCGCGGCCGTTGAGCAGCGTCAGCGTGTTGTCCGAGAACTCGACCGTCAGGTCGACGCCGTCGACGATGCCCAGGCGCAGGCCGTAGTCGAGCTTCTCCCAGTCCCAGCGCACGCTCGGCGCAGGAAACTGCGCCGAGCCTCCGGCGAACTCCGGCTCGAGCTTGGAATAGCGAACCGCCGGCGCCAGGTAGGGGAAGAGCTGCCGCTCGGCAACGGCGAAGGCGAGCGGCAGCTCGATCCGCCAGGCGAGCTCGCCCTCGTAGCCGAACCGCTTCATCCCGGCGAGTCGTTGATCGACCACCTGACCGAAGAAGCTCAGCCCGCCCACGACGAGCTCGAGGTTGCCGCCGACCTCGCGCTTCTCGCGCCCGTGGATCGGCAGCGAGTAGGCATCCGCCGGGCCGTTGAGCAGGTCGAGGTCGCCCCCGTAGAAGGTCCCCTCGAGGTCGACCCGGTCGGCCAGATCGCGGCGATAGCCCCATGCCAGCATGTCGAGGTGCCATCCCGCCTCGATCCCGCTCCGAAGCGCAGACCGAGGCCCGCCCCGAGCTCCGGCTCACCGCTCGAGTCGAGCTCTTCGACTTCGGCGTCGTAGAGAATCGGGAAACCGGTGCCCAGCCGGGGCTGCGGATTCGTCCGCCCCGGTTCGATCTCCGGCGTCCCGTTGTCCCCGGCCAACGCATTCGGATCGCGGAAGAAGAGCGGATTGCCTTGCGTGTACGAGCCGCGCAGGTAGAGATGACGGCCGAGCTGGGCCCCGACCTCGATTCCCTGATCCTCGAAGCGGTTGAAGGCGGTCGCGGCGAGGCCGTAGCTCTCGAGATGGCGGTCTTCCTGCCGTTCGAACTTGCCGAACTTCCCGACCTTCGCGTAGATCGAGGTCGAGTCGGCCAGGCGGCCATCGCGCCCGAAGCGGATCCACAGCTCGTCGACGTCGAGCTTCTTGTCGCTCGAGGTCGGGTTGCGATCGTGCAGGTCGATCGCGTCGATCTTGGCGCGCACGGCGATCGACTCGCCCCACGACCCATCGATGAACAGGGTCATCACCGGAAGCTCGACGTGCTCGCCGGGGTCGACGGTGGAGAGAAACGCCTGCCGGGCGCCGACCGGCAGCTGATCGGCGGTGAACGGAAACGGGCTGGCGACGCGCAGGTCCTCGCTGTCGCGGTAGCCGGCCTTCCCTTCGAGCCGGAAGTGCAGCCCGCGCTCGGCCGCCGGCGGCGCCGCCTCGTCGGCAGCGGCCGCAGCGGCCGAATCGGGGGTCTCCTCGACCGCCAGGACCGGCCCGGTGACGGCCGTCAGGCCGAGCAGGAAGGATCCGACCCAACGCCGCATCGCCCCGCCCCTCAGAGCGCGTTGGCCTTCTTGAGCAGATCGTAGATCGCCGTCTCCGGGCTTCCCCACTGCGTGCCGACGATCCGTCCCGCCTCCTTGCCGCCGATGATGACGATGGCCGTCGGAACGCCCTTGACTTCCCATTTCGTCGCCTCCGGTTCCTTGTTGAACGGCGAGGGCACCCCGTAGTAGTCGAAGCGCAGTGTCGAGCCCTTGAGCGCCTGCTCGACCTTCAGCAGCGCCGGGAGGTGCTCCTTGCAGTGCGGGCACCACGAGCCGAAGAACGCCAGCACCCGCACATCGGCCTTGGTCGAGCGGACCCGCGCCACGACATCGCTGATCGGCGTGAACAGCGCGGCCTTGCGGCCGTACCCCGGGTCGTGCTCGAGCAGATCGGCGCCGGTGTGGAGACCGAGCAGCCAGGCGCGCGGGGTGAGGCGCACCGACTTGCCGCCAACCTGGAAGACGAGATTCTCGCCCTCCATCTTCCACGGCCCCTCGAGGGCGAGCGTCGCCTCCGGCAACAGATCGACGAATCCCTCCTGGCGCGCCACCTTCATCAGATCGAGCCGTTCGATCTGACCCGACGCAGCCGAGATGAGCACCGGCGAGGTGAGCTCCGGGGCGATGACGAGGTAGGAGCGCAGGGTCGGCGATTGATACAGCGTCGCCTTCGGCGAGGGCTTGCCGGCGACCTCGACGAGAAAGTCGCCGCTCAACTCGAAACGGCCGCCGCGCGACGGCCCCTGGGCTCGTGACGCTGCCGGAGCGAGAGCTGAAGCGAGGACGAGCGCCGCAACGAAGAGGCGACGCGAACGAAGGGGACAGATCATCGAGGTTCTCCTGAGGGAACCGCACCCGCCGCCGCCAGCTGCGGTGGCAGTCCGGAATAGGTCGCAACCACCCGCCCGTCCTCGACCAGGAACGAACGGGGCAGCGTGCGGTAAAGCGGCCGCAGCAGCGCCTTCGGCGCCGCCTGCAAGGCGAAGCTGGGCGCCCACTCGAAGAAGAGCCGGCGCGAGCGGTCGAGGTCGAAATCGGCGAGCAGCGTCACCGGGGGAGCGTCGTTCGTCGCCTCACGACGCGCCATGTAAGCGTTGAGCTCCGGAATGCGCGCGGCGAGCCGCGGGTCGTCGACTTCGCCGATCACGGCCAGATGACGCCCTTGCGTGAGCTCTGGCGCAAGGTCCGAGAGACAGACGCGTTCCACCCCGCGGCCGACGCAGAGCCGCGTCAGCTCGGCTCCTGGCGAGAGGCGCGTCGCCAGGTCGTCGAGCGGAAGCTGTGGCGCGGCGATCGCGGTCGCGACGGCGAGACCGGCGGTGGCGACCGCCGCGACGGCGACCGCTCGAGCCCGCCGCGGCACCGCAGCTCCCCACCAGGCGAGCGCGAGCGCCGGGACCATCATCAGCAGATCCTGGAGAAACGCCTCGGTCGGGCTGCGATCGACGAGGTTGCCGAAACAACCGCAGCCCGCCGCCGGGTCGGCGATCCCCGCATGGGCTCGCCAGGCCGCTCGGCCGGTGAGGAACAGAAAGAACGCCACGAGCGCAGCGGAGGCCCAGAGCACCGAACGGTGCCGCAGCCCGAGCAGGAGCGCCGCGCCGAGACCCGCTTCGATCGCCAACGCGACCCACACGATCACCTGGGCCGAGAGCAGGAAGTCGAGGCCTTCCGCCCGGACCTGCTCGGCGAAGGCCCCCGGATCGATCGCCTTGAAGAAGACCGCGACGAGCAGGACGAGGCCCAGCAGCGCTCCGCCCGCCCACCCCAGGCGAGCCCGCCAGGGGCCGGGTCGGGTGGCAGGGGAAGGAACCTGCGGCGTCTCCTGCTGCATGACTGGCAGCGCAGCGTCAGCGCCGGCGACCGACGGCGGTGCCGGCGAGCAGGTCGTGCAGGCCGCGCTTGTCGGCGCGGAAAGCGATCAGCAGAAAGCCGATGCCGAGCACCATGCCGCTCACCATGTAGCCGAGCCAGCGGATCAGGGCCTTCGTCGTGCCGATCCCGACCTGCCCCGGCTTCGCGTCGATCGTCACGACACGGAGGCCGAGGAGGTGCTTGCCTGGCGTCGTCCCGTAGCGCCCCCAACCGACCAACGCGAGGGCAAGCCCGGCGGCCAGCATCGTCAGCCCGCCGAGGTTCGCGCCGAGGGTGTAGCTCCCCATCAGGAAGAGCGGTCCGGCGACGATCAGGTAGACCACCGACATCGCCACCGCGTCGATCAGATAGGCGCCGAAACGCACCCAGAACCCGGCCGGAGCGAAGGCGGCTGGCGTGGTGGCGCGCGCCGGGGCGGCGGGCATCGCCGGTGGCGGGGCGAGCTCGATCTCGCGGATCGACGAGAGCATCTCGCGCGGCGGCTCGGGAGCCGCGGGACGCGACGTGGCGACGCCCGGCGAGCCTCCGGCCATCGCTGGCGGAGCGGGAGCCCGGGGCGGCGCGGAGGGGCGCGACGCCGGAGCCGACGGAAGGGGTCCGAACGCCGGGCTCGGTGGCGGCATCGGCGGGGGTGGCGGCGCCAGCGGAGGCGGCGGCGGTGTCGCCACGGGTGCGGCGATGGCGGCGACCGGCGGAGCGTTCGGCGGCAGATTGGTCGGCGGCGCGGTCAGCGGCGGCAGCGGCACCGAAGGCACCGGCGCGACGGGCGCGGTCTCCCCGCTCGCCGGGGCGGCGATCAGCTGACTGCACGCCACACAGGCGGAGGCCCCACGGGGAACTGGCGCGCCGCAGCGCGGACAGAAGAGATCGCCGAACTCGATGCGCACCGTCGCTTCCGGCGACTCGGCCGGAGCGACGATCCGCACCAGCATCTCGGTCTCGCCGACCGAGACCTTGTCGCCGCTCGCCAGGGCCGACTCGCCCTGCACCCGCCGGCCGTTCACGTAGGTGCCGTTGCTCGATCCGATGTCACGGACCTTCGCCTTGCCGGCCTCGAACCAGATCGTGGCGTGGTGGCGGCTGACCGTCACGTCCTTGACCGCAACCGTGCAGTTGCGGCTGCGACCGATCGTGGCCTCGCCGTCGGGCAGCTCGATCGAACGGCCTTCGACGTCGATGTAGTAACGGATCTTTGGGGTCGTCACGAAGACCTCCGCGTCGCCTCTCGCCGGGGCATGGTCGACTGTCGGCGGATTGTAACCGAAGGCTCGCCGCGGCGCCGCCAGCCGAGGTGTCGCCGCAGCTCGATCGCCGTCGGCCCTTCGCCCTGTTCGAGGAAGTCGGCGACCGGACCGGAGAAGAGCAGCTCGCCTCCCTGCGGACCGCCGCCCGGGCCGAGGTCGACGATCCAGTCCGCCCGGGCGATGAGATCGAGATGGTGCTCGACGACGAGCACGCTGTCGCCGCGCTTGACCAAGCGACGCAGGGTCCGCACCAGCACCTCGACGTCCGAGAGGTGGAGCCCGGTCGTCGGCTCGTCGAAGAGGAAGAGTCGCGGCCCTTCCTTGGCCGGCCGACCGAGGAAGCTGGCGAGCTTGAGCCGCTGCGCCTCCCCTCCCGAGAGCGTCGACGTCGGCTGGCCGAGTCGCAGGTAGCCGAGGCCGACGTCCACCAGCGGACGGAGCTTGCGCACCAACCCCTTCTCCGAAGCGAAGGCGGTCAGCGTCTCGTCGATCGTCAGCTCCAGCGTCTCGGCGATGTCGCGACCGGCGAGGCGGATCGCCAGGACATCGCGCCGGAACCGCCGCCCCTGGCAGACGTCGCAGACCACGGTCACCGGGGCCATGAACTGCATGTCGACCTCTTGCACGCCGGTGCCGAGGCACTCCGGGCAGCGCCCGCCCTCCACGTTGAAGGAGAAGTGCGAGGGCGACACCTTGCGCCGGCGCGCCTCCTCGGTCGACGCGAAGAGTCGCCGGATGTCGTCGTAGGCCTTGGTGAAGGTCGCCGGATTCGAGCGGGTCGAGCGCCCGACCGGCGTCTGGTCCACGAGGGTGAGGTCGGCCACCGCCTCGAGCCCGCGCAGAGCGTCGCAGGCGCCGGGCTCGACCTCGACCGCCCCGCGCCGGCGCTGGTAGTTCGCATAGAGCACGTTGTCGACCAGCGTCGACTTCCCCGAGCCGGAGAGACCGGTCACCGCGACCAGGCTGCGCAGCGGGAATCGCACGTCGATCCCGCGCAGGTTGTTGGCCCGCGCCCCCAGGATCTCGACCCACGGCGGCGCGGGCGCCGCGCGCCCGCCGGCACCCGGCGTCGCCGGCGACGCCGGGCCGCGCTCGCGATGGAAGCGGTCGAGGTGCTCGCGCGCCGCGCGCGAGACGCGCCGGCGCAGGCACCGGCCGGTCGGCGACGCCGCGTCGGCGAGGATCTCGGCGAGCGTCCCTTCGGCCACCACCTGCCCACCCCGTTCCCCCGCTTCGGGCCCGAGGTCGATGATGTGGTCGGCGCCGCGGATGATCGTCGCGTCGTGCTCGACGACCAGCACGGTATTGCCCCGGGCGGCGAGATCGCGCAGCAGCTCGAGCAGCCGTGCGCTGTCGCTCGGGTGGAGGCCGATCGTCGGCTCGTCGAGCACGTAGAGGGTTCGCGTCAGGCCCGAGCCGAGAGCGGTCGCCAGGTGGATCCGCTGGGCCTCGCCGCCCGAGAGGGTGCGCGCCTGCCGGTCGAGCGCCAGGTAGTCGAGACCGACCCGCGACAGCACGGCGAGTCGTTCGCCGAGCTCGTCGAGCAGGTGGCCGGCGCGCGCCCTTTCCTGTGGCGTGAACGTCCGGGCGGCGAGCCAGCGGCCGAGACCCGCGACGTCGCGGCCGGTCAGCTGCGGCAGGGACTCGCCGTGCAGCGTCACCGCCAGCGCCTCGGGGCGGAGCCGGGCGCCACCGCACGTCGCACAGGAGGTGTAGGAGCGATAGCGGGCGAGCAGCACCCGGACGTGCACCTTGTAGGTCCGCTGCTCGAGCCAGGCAAAGAACCCGTCGAGCGTGCAGAACTTCCCGGGGCCGTGCCAGATCCAGTCGCGCACCTCCGCCGGCAAGCGCTCCCAGGGAACTTCCAGCGACACCTTGCGCCGCCGGCAGGCGGCGAAGAGTCCGTCGTAGAGCTCCTCGTACGCCGGGCTGTTCCATGGCGCAAACGGCCGCTCGGCGAGCGAACGGCGGGGATCCGGCACCACGCGCTCCGGGTCGATGCCGATCACTCGACCGAATCCCTGGCACGTGGGACAGGCGCCGAGCGGCGAGTTGAAGGAGAAGAGCGCCGGCGAGGGCGGCGCCACGGCGGTGCCGCAGCTCGCACAGGCGAGCTCGGCGGCGACGAAGCGGCGGCCGCGCGGCCCGATCGCCTCGACGCGCGGTGCGAGCTTCAGCCCGTCCTCGAGCGTCGCGGCGATTCGCGCCGCCCCGTCCGCGTCGGCGCGGAAGCGGCCGAGCACCAGCGGCAGCGGATCGAGCTCCGGCGGCCAGGTCGCCCCCGGCTCCAGCCGAACGATCTCCTCTCCCGACTCGCCGCCCAGTCGGCGGGCGAAGCCGAAACGCACCAACTCGGCGAGCGCCGCGTCGGCGCCGTGGCGCGGTCGCTCCTTGCGCACGACGAGCAGGAACGGATCGCCGACGATTCCACGGGCCAGCTCGTCGGCCGCCACCGCGGGCTCGGTGCGCCGCGCCGGCCCGTGGCCCAGCGGGCAGCCGACGTCGCCCAGGTTGGCGAAGAGTAGCCGCAGGACGTCGTGCAGCTCGGTCAGGGTGCCGACGGTCGAGCGCGCATTGCGCACCACGTTGCGCGCTTCGAGCGCCACGGCCGGCAGGACATGGCGCACGTCGTCGACCGGCGGTCGCTCGCGCTGCTCGAGAAAGTTGCGCGCGTAGGTCGACATCGACTCGACGAAGCGACGCTGCCCCTCGGCGTAGACCGTGTCGAAGGCGAGCGACGACTTTCCGGCGCCGGACGGGCCGGTCACCACCGTCACCCGGCCGTGCGGGATCCGGCAGTCGACGCCGCGGAGATTGTGGGTCCGGGCGTTGACCACCTCGATGGCGTCGATCGTCTCGTGCACTTCCATGGGCGACTGTCGCGCGACCCCTGCTCGCGAGATAAGCGTTCACTCTATCAACGCCGGACCGGGCCGACGCGGAGTGAAACCGGACTGTGCGAGACGGGAGTCAGTGCCGCGGCGTGGGTGCGGGAGGCGGCTCGTCCTTGCCGAAGACGCGACGCAGCCAGCGGACGAAGGCGTTGCCGTCCGGCGCCCGAGCGGGATCGTCGCCGACGCGATCGAGGCGCGAGCCGGGGAGCGCGGGGCCACCGTGCAGCGGACAGGCCACCGTCGGCGCCCGCTCCGCCAGGAAGACCTCGTCCATCTGCGTCGGGCACGAGGCGAGGGCCAATCCGCCGCTCTGCGGGTCGATCGTGGCGCGCACCACCCCTTCGGGCATGACGAATCCAGGGTAGCCGTCGGGCGGACGAACGCGCTTCATGAA
This genomic window from Holophagales bacterium contains:
- a CDS encoding FHA domain-containing protein; translated protein: MRPTPFLRFTFVLSLLLVPFAGAAASDSSAAIPVLIAIDSSRSLSPAENAATVAIAQELIGKLPAGVPAAVLSFDDEVHWLAFPGDPTAARAPGQVQVKGRYTVLNDALVEGVRTLSSGGVVVLLSDGRDENSATTLEDAARLAGEHGVRVVAVGCGRPDERTLRRLALLTGGTYAGMRSATDADRILTEVTRLHDARVAERRAEEARLAPPPSPPTPVPIATPPPEPSSSGPGAVFLGLALLLAAAAATVGYLLARRRAASQATGRGEYPELGTSPGVAMPPPAVPAVESAPIDPGLLALLRSRVAAPPGQILQLSLDDTASFQRLPFSESAEKTLVLTEEMVLTVREPGREPRSYRLPPDRAISIGRDSQRNTLAFPDPTLSGQHFRIALDEGVAYLIDLDSTNGVFLNETRVRAARIRPGDRLRAGMLELELQVRQERASAEVSRLRPFRE
- the uvrA gene encoding excinuclease ABC subunit UvrA — protein: MEVHETIDAIEVVNARTHNLRGVDCRIPHGRVTVVTGPSGAGKSSLAFDTVYAEGQRRFVESMSTYARNFLEQRERPPVDDVRHVLPAVALEARNVVRNARSTVGTLTELHDVLRLLFANLGDVGCPLGHGPARRTEPAVAADELARGIVGDPFLLVVRKERPRHGADAALAELVRFGFARRLGGESGEEIVRLEPGATWPPELDPLPLVLGRFRADADGAARIAATLEDGLKLAPRVEAIGPRGRRFVAAELACASCGTAVAPPSPALFSFNSPLGACPTCQGFGRVIGIDPERVVPDPRRSLAERPFAPWNSPAYEELYDGLFAACRRRKVSLEVPWERLPAEVRDWIWHGPGKFCTLDGFFAWLEQRTYKVHVRVLLARYRSYTSCATCGGARLRPEALAVTLHGESLPQLTGRDVAGLGRWLAARTFTPQERARAGHLLDELGERLAVLSRVGLDYLALDRQARTLSGGEAQRIHLATALGSGLTRTLYVLDEPTIGLHPSDSARLLELLRDLAARGNTVLVVEHDATIIRGADHIIDLGPEAGERGGQVVAEGTLAEILADAASPTGRCLRRRVSRAAREHLDRFHRERGPASPATPGAGGRAAPAPPWVEILGARANNLRGIDVRFPLRSLVAVTGLSGSGKSTLVDNVLYANYQRRRGAVEVEPGACDALRGLEAVADLTLVDQTPVGRSTRSNPATFTKAYDDIRRLFASTEEARRRKVSPSHFSFNVEGGRCPECLGTGVQEVDMQFMAPVTVVCDVCQGRRFRRDVLAIRLAGRDIAETLELTIDETLTAFASEKGLVRKLRPLVDVGLGYLRLGQPTSTLSGGEAQRLKLASFLGRPAKEGPRLFLFDEPTTGLHLSDVEVLVRTLRRLVKRGDSVLVVEHHLDLIARADWIVDLGPGGGPQGGELLFSGPVADFLEQGEGPTAIELRRHLGWRRRGEPSVTIRRQSTMPRREATRRSS
- a CDS encoding RDD family protein, translated to MTTPKIRYYIDVEGRSIELPDGEATIGRSRNCTVAVKDVTVSRHHATIWFEAGKAKVRDIGSSNGTYVNGRRVQGESALASGDKVSVGETEMLVRIVAPAESPEATVRIEFGDLFCPRCGAPVPRGASACVACSQLIAAPASGETAPVAPVPSVPLPPLTAPPTNLPPNAPPVAAIAAPVATPPPPPLAPPPPPMPPPSPAFGPLPSAPASRPSAPPRAPAPPAMAGGSPGVATSRPAAPEPPREMLSSIREIELAPPPAMPAAPARATTPAAFAPAGFWVRFGAYLIDAVAMSVVYLIVAGPLFLMGSYTLGANLGGLTMLAAGLALALVGWGRYGTTPGKHLLGLRVVTIDAKPGQVGIGTTKALIRWLGYMVSGMVLGIGFLLIAFRADKRGLHDLLAGTAVGRRR
- a CDS encoding thioredoxin family protein, yielding MICPLRSRRLFVAALVLASALAPAASRAQGPSRGGRFELSGDFLVEVAGKPSPKATLYQSPTLRSYLVIAPELTSPVLISAASGQIERLDLMKVARQEGFVDLLPEATLALEGPWKMEGENLVFQVGGKSVRLTPRAWLLGLHTGADLLEHDPGYGRKAALFTPISDVVARVRSTKADVRVLAFFGSWCPHCKEHLPALLKVEQALKGSTLRFDYYGVPSPFNKEPEATKWEVKGVPTAIVIIGGKEAGRIVGTQWGSPETAIYDLLKKANAL
- a CDS encoding VOC family protein, translating into MRVTVGHFEVPASDLGRAERFFCEAFGWQAVSAPWSGGDYRRLRPPAASEPGIAGGLLAAGELVDGQPLLVLHVEDATLEVCLARIRECGGVVELAPVAVGTAGRFARFRDPEGNRFGLWERRASGAEAEATQAPVIP